The Citrifermentans bemidjiense Bem genome window below encodes:
- a CDS encoding radical SAM protein yields MANLNLAIKENRPLSRAEVTEKYPDIPPLVILKADVQRRGVHYSEAALGALDLELHATTGTHIFGARDGKIAARPESLLLRDGSSIITTPTPLELDPYLVDLHEGRPFLFEDGEPVEEVDYWPRPDFYDKTSSSGTLMQNVVSARPQRLNIFPYRYCTFWNNGNGCSFCDIVTQMKKGKEELGIPARLDPLEVKEVVWEALLEPGRYAALFLTAGSNVAGKRAFDEEVDYYIEILQRVGELFSVPKIPSQLIGTAFDDGQLERLYRETPLTSYTADIEVLGEELFNRHCPGKAEWIGYKEWKRRLVRAVDIFGPGRVNTGLVAGVELTSPGGYKNEDEALARTLEEAEDLASQGVSTVYIVWSPRPGTAIGDQKNASLEYYARLAAGLHGLRGKYRLPIGFDDYRRCGNHPDSDLSRLHNF; encoded by the coding sequence ATGGCTAATCTTAATCTGGCAATAAAAGAAAACCGGCCGCTAAGCCGCGCCGAGGTTACCGAGAAATACCCGGACATCCCGCCGCTGGTCATCCTGAAGGCGGACGTGCAGCGGCGCGGCGTGCACTACAGCGAGGCGGCCCTGGGCGCGCTCGACCTGGAGCTTCACGCCACCACCGGCACCCACATCTTCGGCGCCCGCGACGGCAAAATAGCGGCGCGGCCCGAATCGCTCCTTCTGCGCGACGGCTCCTCCATCATCACCACGCCGACGCCGCTGGAGCTGGACCCGTACCTGGTCGACCTCCACGAGGGAAGACCCTTTCTCTTCGAGGACGGCGAACCGGTCGAGGAGGTGGATTACTGGCCCCGCCCCGACTTCTACGACAAGACCTCCTCTTCGGGGACGCTGATGCAGAACGTGGTCAGCGCGCGCCCGCAGCGGCTCAACATCTTTCCCTACCGCTACTGCACCTTCTGGAACAACGGCAACGGCTGCAGCTTCTGCGACATCGTGACCCAGATGAAGAAGGGGAAGGAGGAACTCGGCATCCCGGCGCGCCTGGATCCGCTGGAGGTGAAGGAGGTGGTGTGGGAGGCGCTGCTGGAGCCGGGACGCTACGCCGCGCTCTTTCTCACCGCAGGCTCCAACGTCGCCGGCAAGCGTGCCTTCGACGAGGAGGTGGACTACTACATCGAGATCCTGCAGCGGGTGGGGGAGCTCTTCAGCGTCCCCAAGATCCCGAGCCAGCTGATCGGGACCGCATTCGACGACGGCCAGCTTGAGCGCCTGTACCGCGAGACCCCGCTCACGAGCTATACCGCCGACATCGAGGTGCTGGGGGAGGAGCTCTTCAACCGGCACTGCCCGGGAAAGGCGGAGTGGATCGGCTACAAGGAGTGGAAACGGCGGCTGGTCCGCGCGGTGGACATCTTCGGCCCCGGCCGCGTGAACACCGGGCTTGTCGCCGGCGTCGAACTGACCAGCCCCGGAGGCTACAAAAATGAGGACGAGGCGCTGGCCCGGACCCTGGAAGAGGCAGAGGACCTGGCCAGCCAGGGGGTGAGCACGGTCTACATCGTCTGGTCGCCGCGCCCCGGAACCGCGATCGGGGACCAGAAAAACGCCTCTCTCGAATATTACGCGCGGCTCGCGGCCGGGCTGCACGGGTTGAGGGGGAAATACCGGCTCCCCATCGGCTTCGACGATTATCGCCGCTGCGGCAACCATCCCGACAGCGACCTGTCGCGGCTGCACAACTTCTAA
- a CDS encoding nucleotide-binding protein codes for MAVEHLVIAGKSGVGKSTTAANLSAALAEKGKRVLLIGYDSRWSSTGILCGGNELTPLPGWQGEDAPLQALGHAGALCLEAGAALESGAATGGEILTHPLIADYDPEYVVHDTAWEPAGSFTLPPGIDGVSRLLAVTSADKCALQAVNDIFAWLNTVASAECRFGGVVANNLSGPLYEAIVSDFASQTGAVISATVPRSITVSVSDFYSQTLLQSAPFSHVSYAYRKLARDLEKSGEKRRPKPLSSDALSNWAQKWGDIITELETGVVKDGLGI; via the coding sequence ATGGCTGTGGAACATCTGGTTATCGCAGGCAAGAGCGGAGTGGGGAAGTCGACCACCGCGGCCAATCTGAGCGCCGCCCTGGCGGAGAAGGGCAAGCGGGTGCTCCTCATCGGATACGACAGCCGCTGGAGTTCGACCGGCATCCTGTGCGGCGGCAACGAGCTGACCCCGCTGCCGGGATGGCAGGGAGAGGATGCGCCGCTCCAGGCGCTGGGGCACGCGGGGGCGCTCTGCCTGGAAGCGGGGGCGGCGCTGGAGTCCGGAGCCGCGACCGGGGGTGAGATCCTCACCCATCCGCTCATCGCCGACTACGACCCGGAGTACGTGGTGCACGACACCGCCTGGGAGCCGGCAGGGAGCTTCACGCTCCCGCCGGGAATCGACGGCGTCTCCCGCCTTCTGGCCGTGACCTCGGCGGACAAGTGCGCGCTGCAGGCGGTGAACGACATCTTCGCCTGGCTCAACACCGTGGCCTCGGCCGAGTGCCGCTTCGGCGGGGTGGTCGCCAACAACCTCTCTGGGCCGCTGTACGAGGCGATAGTCTCCGACTTCGCCAGCCAGACGGGAGCCGTCATTTCGGCCACCGTTCCCCGCTCCATCACGGTCTCCGTGAGCGACTTCTACAGCCAGACGCTGCTGCAGTCGGCCCCCTTTTCCCACGTTTCCTATGCCTACCGGAAATTGGCCCGGGACTTGGAGAAAAGCGGGGAGAAGCGCCGCCCGAAACCGCTTAGTAGTGACGCGCTGTCCAACTGGGCGCAGAAATGGGGGGACATAATCACCGAGTTGGAGACGGGGGTGGTTAAGGATGGACTCGGAATCTAG
- a CDS encoding ABC transporter substrate-binding protein: MNRREFIKTTGLALAAAAVPGFAFAGGAKVNIKVGYLPITDHLLMIASEREQFKSVGIQPVKFSSWPEISEALKVGAIDAAFLLTPIGLTLRQKGVPVKVVLLGHRNGSAITVKNSSEINRIEDLKGKTIAVPSPFSTHNLLLRKVLTERHLDPNKDLKIIDMAPPEMVNALATGRIEGYIVAEPFGAQAEAQKVGKVLMLSKDIWHDHICCVLNVRESVIAKYPEAVQEMVAGFLRTASFIETSPVLAAKGSTKVLGQRPEIVERVLTSPRDRLSFQNLVPNKKDFAATQDYMIKFGVAKQKTDLAGYLDDRFARKAV; this comes from the coding sequence ATGAACAGACGCGAATTTATCAAGACGACAGGCCTCGCGCTGGCCGCGGCGGCAGTACCGGGTTTTGCCTTTGCGGGAGGCGCCAAGGTGAACATCAAGGTAGGCTACCTCCCCATCACCGACCACCTGTTGATGATCGCCAGCGAGCGGGAACAGTTCAAGAGCGTCGGCATCCAGCCGGTCAAGTTCTCCTCGTGGCCCGAGATCTCCGAGGCCCTCAAGGTGGGCGCCATCGATGCGGCCTTCCTGCTGACCCCCATCGGGCTGACCCTGCGCCAGAAAGGGGTGCCGGTCAAGGTAGTGCTCCTGGGGCATCGTAACGGCAGCGCCATCACCGTGAAAAACAGCAGCGAGATCAACCGCATCGAGGACCTGAAGGGAAAAACCATCGCCGTTCCCAGCCCGTTTTCCACCCATAACCTTCTGCTGCGCAAAGTGCTGACCGAGAGGCACCTCGACCCGAACAAGGATCTGAAGATCATCGACATGGCGCCCCCCGAGATGGTGAACGCCCTGGCGACCGGACGCATCGAAGGTTATATCGTCGCCGAACCGTTCGGCGCCCAGGCAGAGGCCCAGAAGGTCGGCAAGGTGCTCATGCTCTCCAAGGACATCTGGCACGACCACATCTGCTGCGTACTCAACGTGCGCGAGAGCGTGATAGCGAAGTACCCCGAAGCGGTCCAGGAGATGGTAGCCGGCTTCCTGCGCACCGCCTCCTTCATCGAGACCAGCCCGGTGCTGGCGGCGAAGGGTTCGACGAAGGTACTCGGGCAGAGGCCGGAGATCGTCGAGAGGGTGCTCACCTCCCCCCGCGACCGTCTGAGCTTCCAGAACCTCGTTCCCAACAAGAAGGATTTCGCGGCGACCCAGGACTACATGATCAAGTTCGGCGTCGCCAAGCAGAAGACCGACCTCGCCGGCTACCTTGACGACCGCTTCGCACGGAAGGCGGTGTAA
- a CDS encoding ABC transporter permease, translating to MEQSDTIALAPAAQVLAQRAPGPVVVEVEAARPLSPAERLWNVAALRKLLLLSLLLALWQVYAVTLDKPLLFPTLDDTLAALWNGILHGELLGRVGHSLRTLVTGYAIGATLAALLAVAAYSTRFGNDLMEILTATFNPLPPIALLPVSLIWFGLGQASIVFVLVHAVLWPMALNAHTGFTGITPTIRMVGRNYGLTGWRFAWRILFPAAFPQLLTGLKIGWAFGWRSLIAAELVYGVSSGSGGIGWFIYENKNQLETASVFAGLLTIILIGLAVENLLFAGIERRTVLRWGMKH from the coding sequence ATGGAACAGTCAGACACAATAGCTCTCGCGCCCGCAGCTCAGGTCCTGGCGCAGCGTGCCCCCGGCCCAGTCGTGGTCGAGGTCGAAGCGGCGCGACCGCTCTCCCCAGCCGAGAGGCTCTGGAACGTGGCGGCGCTCCGCAAGCTGCTCCTTCTTTCCCTGCTCCTCGCGCTCTGGCAGGTTTACGCCGTCACGCTCGACAAGCCGCTGCTCTTTCCGACCCTGGACGATACGCTCGCCGCGCTTTGGAACGGCATCCTGCACGGGGAGCTCCTGGGGCGGGTGGGGCATTCGCTACGGACGCTGGTGACCGGATACGCCATCGGCGCCACACTCGCCGCGCTTCTCGCGGTGGCGGCCTACAGCACCAGGTTCGGCAACGACCTGATGGAGATACTGACCGCGACCTTCAACCCGCTCCCCCCCATCGCGCTTCTCCCGGTCTCGCTGATCTGGTTCGGGCTGGGGCAGGCGAGCATTGTCTTCGTGCTGGTGCACGCGGTGCTCTGGCCCATGGCGCTGAACGCCCACACGGGGTTCACCGGCATCACCCCCACCATCCGGATGGTCGGGCGCAATTACGGGCTCACCGGCTGGCGCTTCGCCTGGCGCATCCTCTTCCCGGCCGCGTTTCCGCAGCTCCTCACCGGGTTGAAGATCGGCTGGGCCTTCGGCTGGCGCTCGCTCATCGCCGCCGAGCTGGTCTACGGGGTAAGCTCCGGCTCCGGCGGGATCGGGTGGTTTATCTACGAAAACAAGAACCAGCTGGAGACCGCCTCGGTCTTCGCGGGGCTATTGACCATTATCCTGATCGGGCTGGCCGTCGAGAACCTGCTCTTCGCGGGGATCGAGCGACGGACGGTACTACGCTGGGGAATGAAGCACTGA
- a CDS encoding ABC transporter ATP-binding protein has protein sequence MASSKGTSAEAPLLEVRGVTLQYTTREQRVTATWRVDFDAWAGERLVLLGPSGCGKSTLLKAVGGYLKPVEGEVQFRGKQVHGPGPDRGMVFQEFDQLLPWKTVKQNVAFALQEGRGVPRREAEEQALHFIAKVKLSRFADAYPHTLSGGMKQRVAIARCLATRPELILMDEPFAALDALTRQQMQDELLELWQESPFAMLFVTHSIDEAVRLGHRVILLSPHPGRVKEVLALDGKGELGPVQSGAELQERIHRSLFETACDYSI, from the coding sequence ATGGCGAGCTCTAAAGGGACATCGGCGGAGGCGCCCCTTCTGGAGGTGCGCGGGGTGACCCTGCAGTACACCACGCGCGAGCAACGGGTGACCGCCACCTGGAGGGTCGATTTCGATGCCTGGGCCGGCGAGCGCCTGGTGCTCCTGGGCCCTTCCGGCTGCGGCAAGTCGACGCTTTTGAAGGCGGTCGGCGGCTACCTGAAGCCGGTCGAGGGGGAGGTGCAGTTCCGCGGCAAGCAGGTGCACGGCCCCGGGCCGGACCGGGGGATGGTGTTCCAGGAGTTCGACCAGCTCCTCCCCTGGAAAACGGTGAAGCAAAACGTAGCCTTCGCCCTGCAGGAGGGAAGGGGAGTCCCCCGCCGCGAGGCGGAGGAGCAGGCACTCCACTTCATCGCCAAGGTGAAGCTTTCCCGCTTCGCCGACGCCTACCCGCATACCCTCTCCGGAGGGATGAAACAGCGGGTCGCCATCGCCCGCTGCCTGGCGACCCGCCCCGAGCTGATCCTGATGGACGAGCCGTTCGCGGCACTCGACGCGCTTACCCGGCAGCAGATGCAGGACGAGCTCCTGGAGTTGTGGCAGGAAAGCCCCTTCGCCATGCTCTTCGTCACCCACTCCATCGACGAGGCGGTACGGCTGGGCCATCGCGTCATCCTCCTCTCGCCCCACCCGGGACGGGTCAAGGAGGTGCTCGCCCTGGACGGGAAGGGGGAGCTTGGGCCGGTGCAAAGCGGGGCCGAGCTGCAGGAGCGGATCCACCGCTCCCTTTTCGAGACTGCCTGCGACTATTCGATCTAG
- a CDS encoding ABC transporter substrate-binding protein, whose amino-acid sequence MKRSRITIALLLLLALFTASVARAEVKEVRFAKQYGLSYLPLIVMEQQKLVEKHAKAAGLGQLKASYATLGSGAAMNDALLSGSIDYASGGVAPMLTIWGKSRGEVRGVAALDTIPIYLNSVNPSVKGVKDLSDKDKIALPAVKVSIQAVLLQMAAAKAFGANEYDRLDRLTVSMKHPDAMAAILSGRSEVTGHLASPPFMFQELKDKRVRTVVNSYDVLGGPHTFDLVWATKKFHDENPKTYRAVLAALDEAVAYIGKNKRAAAELYLKASGSKEPISEVYEILSRQPVHYTTTPLKVSAFADFMNRTGSLKEKPKGWKDLFFPEIHGKKGS is encoded by the coding sequence ATGAAGAGATCACGCATCACAATCGCCCTCCTCTTGCTTCTTGCCCTTTTCACCGCATCCGTCGCGCGGGCCGAAGTCAAGGAGGTGCGTTTCGCCAAGCAGTACGGCCTGAGCTATCTGCCGCTCATCGTCATGGAGCAGCAGAAGCTGGTGGAAAAACATGCGAAGGCGGCCGGGCTAGGCCAGCTGAAGGCGAGCTACGCAACGCTCGGCTCGGGAGCGGCGATGAACGACGCCCTTCTCTCCGGCTCCATAGATTACGCCTCGGGGGGCGTCGCCCCCATGCTCACCATCTGGGGCAAGAGCCGGGGCGAGGTGAGGGGGGTAGCCGCCCTCGACACCATCCCGATCTACCTGAACTCCGTCAACCCGTCGGTGAAGGGGGTGAAGGATCTCTCCGACAAGGACAAGATCGCGCTTCCCGCGGTGAAGGTCTCGATCCAGGCCGTGCTGCTGCAGATGGCCGCGGCCAAGGCATTCGGAGCGAACGAGTACGACAGGTTGGACCGCCTCACCGTCTCCATGAAGCACCCCGACGCCATGGCCGCCATCCTCTCCGGCAGATCCGAGGTCACCGGGCACCTGGCGAGCCCCCCCTTCATGTTCCAGGAGCTGAAGGACAAGAGGGTGCGCACCGTGGTCAACTCCTACGACGTACTCGGCGGGCCGCATACCTTCGATCTGGTTTGGGCCACCAAGAAGTTCCACGACGAGAACCCGAAGACCTACCGAGCGGTGCTCGCCGCACTGGACGAAGCGGTCGCCTACATCGGAAAGAACAAGCGTGCGGCGGCGGAGCTCTACTTGAAGGCCTCCGGCTCCAAGGAGCCCATCAGCGAGGTCTACGAGATACTCTCCCGCCAGCCGGTGCATTACACGACGACCCCTCTCAAGGTCTCGGCCTTCGCCGATTTCATGAACCGGACCGGGTCGCTGAAAGAAAAGCCCAAGGGGTGGAAGGACCTCTTCTTCCCCGAGATCCACGGCAAGAAAGGGAGCTAG
- a CDS encoding ABC transporter permease, whose protein sequence is MVPLLTVVAFVLIWQIAARRYPPEQFPAPSDVVLAIKELSDNGVLWTNIGISLARFAAAYLMAVVAGIPLGLFLGRFTRCHRAIDPLIQVLRPISPIAWFPLAVLWFGIGNAPAVFIIFLAAFYPVLLTTISAVRGVPAVYLKVSTNFGAGAFLTFVRVIVPAAFPGIMVGLHIAVGTGWIHLVAGEMLGAQSGLGFMIVDARNFLRTDQVMAGMLLVGLLGLAIYKAMKTFEKAIGRRWGVAA, encoded by the coding sequence GTGGTACCGCTGCTTACCGTGGTGGCGTTCGTCCTTATCTGGCAGATCGCGGCAAGGCGCTACCCGCCGGAACAATTCCCCGCTCCTTCCGACGTTGTCCTCGCGATAAAGGAACTCTCCGATAACGGCGTCCTCTGGACCAACATCGGGATCAGCCTCGCGCGTTTCGCCGCCGCCTATCTCATGGCTGTCGTGGCCGGCATCCCGCTCGGGCTCTTCCTGGGGCGCTTCACCCGCTGTCACCGGGCCATAGACCCGCTGATTCAGGTGCTGCGTCCCATCTCCCCCATCGCCTGGTTTCCCCTGGCGGTTCTCTGGTTCGGGATCGGCAACGCCCCGGCGGTGTTCATCATCTTCCTGGCCGCCTTCTACCCGGTGCTCCTGACCACCATCAGCGCGGTGAGGGGGGTACCTGCGGTTTACCTGAAGGTCTCCACCAACTTCGGCGCCGGCGCTTTCCTGACCTTCGTGCGGGTCATCGTCCCCGCGGCGTTTCCCGGGATCATGGTGGGGCTGCACATTGCGGTCGGCACCGGCTGGATCCACCTGGTGGCCGGCGAGATGCTGGGGGCCCAGTCGGGCCTGGGGTTCATGATCGTGGACGCCCGCAATTTCCTGAGGACCGACCAGGTGATGGCCGGCATGCTCCTCGTCGGCCTCTTGGGGCTTGCGATCTACAAGGCTATGAAAACTTTTGAGAAGGCCATAGGACGGCGCTGGGGGGTGGCTGCATGA
- the metK gene encoding methionine adenosyltransferase: MSEQRFLFTSESVTEGHPDKLADQISDAVLDALLAQDPDSRVACETSVTTGLVLLFGEVSSQARVNFARIARDTIAQVGYTDTKFGIDAEHAAVLVSLDQQSADIAQGVDVALEQRKGSDHDGYLDSVGAGDQGMVFGFATDETPEYLPTSIALAHKLARRLTEARKSGEIPYLRPDGKTQVTVEYRGDTPVRVDTVVISAQHDPEVEIEQIREDLVAKVIEKVVPEGLLDDKTRIFVNPTGRFVIGGPHGDAGLTGRKIIVDSYGGFSRHGGGAFSGKDSTKVDRSGAYAARYVAKNLVAAGLAKKVEVQIAYAIGVARPVSIFVDSFGTGVLRNEELAGLISSHFDLRPAAIIEELGLKRPIYRQTAAYGHFGRPDLDLPWERTDKAQALRDAARGAATN, encoded by the coding sequence ATGTCCGAGCAGCGCTTTTTATTCACCTCCGAATCCGTCACCGAGGGGCATCCCGACAAGCTGGCGGACCAGATTTCCGATGCCGTTCTCGATGCCCTGCTGGCGCAGGATCCCGACTCCCGCGTGGCTTGCGAGACCAGCGTGACTACCGGACTCGTGCTCCTCTTCGGCGAGGTCTCCAGCCAGGCGCGCGTCAACTTCGCCCGCATCGCCCGCGACACCATCGCCCAGGTCGGCTACACCGACACGAAATTCGGGATAGACGCGGAGCACGCCGCGGTGCTGGTCTCTCTCGACCAGCAGTCCGCCGACATCGCCCAAGGGGTCGACGTGGCGCTGGAGCAGCGCAAGGGTAGCGATCACGACGGCTACCTCGACTCGGTAGGTGCCGGGGACCAGGGGATGGTCTTCGGCTTCGCCACCGACGAGACGCCGGAGTACCTTCCCACCAGCATCGCCCTGGCGCACAAGCTCGCGCGCCGGCTCACCGAGGCCCGCAAGTCCGGCGAAATCCCTTATCTCCGTCCGGACGGAAAGACACAGGTGACGGTCGAGTATCGGGGGGACACCCCGGTACGGGTCGACACGGTGGTCATCTCCGCCCAGCACGACCCCGAGGTAGAGATCGAGCAGATCCGCGAGGACCTTGTCGCCAAGGTGATCGAAAAGGTCGTGCCCGAAGGACTCCTGGACGACAAGACCCGCATCTTCGTGAACCCTACCGGCCGTTTCGTCATCGGCGGACCGCACGGAGACGCCGGGCTCACCGGCAGGAAGATCATCGTGGACAGCTACGGCGGTTTCTCCCGCCACGGAGGGGGAGCCTTCTCCGGGAAGGACTCCACCAAGGTCGACCGCTCCGGCGCCTATGCCGCCCGCTACGTCGCCAAGAACCTGGTCGCCGCCGGGCTCGCCAAGAAGGTGGAGGTGCAGATCGCCTACGCCATCGGCGTCGCCCGCCCGGTTTCCATCTTCGTCGACAGCTTTGGGACCGGCGTCCTCCGCAACGAGGAACTCGCGGGGCTCATCTCCAGCCATTTCGACCTGAGGCCGGCGGCGATCATAGAAGAGCTGGGGCTCAAGCGCCCCATCTACCGCCAGACCGCAGCCTACGGCCATTTCGGGAGGCCCGATCTCGATCTTCCGTGGGAGCGGACCGACAAGGCGCAAGCCTTGCGCGATGCGGCTCGCGGCGCGGCAACCAACTGA
- a CDS encoding ABC transporter ATP-binding protein, whose product MSETPVSKIQLRDVEKRFRSARGDQQIALSRLDLDIKAGEFVCLVGPSGCGKTTLINLMAGFEKPTSGSVLIDGEPVTAPNPDHIMIFQDYGLYPWRTVLGNVLFGLQARRVPAAQAREKALAALEMVGLSQSIDKHPHELSGGMKQRASIARALAVEPSVLFMDEPFAALDAFTRLHLQDELLRIWTEKKPTVVFVTHDLDEAIALGQRVVLMAPQPGRIQKVLEVNLPHPRERTDQEFATFRKRLFTEFHLVHQQAAAVEYQI is encoded by the coding sequence ATGAGTGAAACGCCCGTTAGCAAAATACAGCTTCGCGACGTGGAGAAGCGGTTCAGGTCGGCCCGCGGCGATCAGCAGATAGCCCTGAGCCGGCTCGATCTAGACATCAAGGCAGGTGAGTTCGTTTGCCTGGTGGGACCCAGCGGCTGCGGCAAGACCACGCTCATCAACCTGATGGCGGGGTTCGAGAAGCCGACTTCGGGATCGGTGCTGATCGACGGGGAGCCGGTAACCGCGCCCAACCCGGACCACATCATGATCTTCCAGGATTACGGCCTCTACCCCTGGCGCACAGTGCTCGGCAACGTGCTTTTCGGATTGCAGGCCCGGAGAGTGCCCGCCGCTCAGGCGCGGGAAAAGGCGCTGGCGGCCCTGGAGATGGTCGGCCTGTCCCAGTCCATCGACAAGCACCCGCACGAGCTTTCCGGCGGGATGAAGCAGCGCGCCTCCATCGCCCGGGCACTAGCTGTAGAGCCGAGCGTCCTCTTCATGGACGAGCCGTTCGCGGCGCTCGACGCCTTCACCCGGCTGCACCTGCAGGACGAGCTGCTCAGGATCTGGACCGAGAAAAAACCGACCGTCGTCTTCGTCACCCACGACCTCGACGAGGCGATTGCGCTAGGCCAGCGCGTGGTGCTGATGGCACCGCAGCCGGGGCGGATCCAGAAGGTCCTCGAAGTAAACCTGCCGCACCCGAGGGAGAGGACCGATCAGGAATTCGCCACTTTCAGGAAGCGGCTCTTCACCGAGTTCCACCTGGTGCACCAGCAGGCCGCCGCGGTCGAGTATCAGATTTAA
- a CDS encoding GNAT family N-acetyltransferase produces the protein MNIEPATPEDAAEILALQKAAYLSEGELYGDLSIPPLTQTLEELVQSFGRNTILKAVQEGRIVGSVNGRISNGRCLVGRLMVRPDLQGRGLGTLLLAAIEEKFADAVCYQLFTGEKSVANIRLYERLGYRVYERKEVPGSVAVVFMEKKGRAAT, from the coding sequence ATGAATATCGAACCGGCAACACCCGAAGACGCGGCCGAGATCCTCGCGCTGCAGAAGGCCGCCTACCTGAGCGAGGGGGAGCTTTACGGAGACCTCTCCATTCCTCCCTTGACCCAGACCCTGGAAGAACTGGTGCAGAGCTTTGGCCGCAACACGATACTGAAGGCGGTGCAAGAGGGGCGGATCGTAGGCTCAGTCAACGGCCGGATAAGCAATGGGCGGTGCCTTGTCGGGAGGCTCATGGTGCGCCCCGACCTGCAGGGGAGGGGACTCGGAACGCTACTTCTGGCGGCAATCGAGGAGAAGTTCGCGGACGCCGTTTGCTACCAGCTTTTTACAGGTGAGAAGAGCGTCGCAAACATCCGCCTCTACGAGCGGCTCGGCTATCGGGTTTACGAGCGGAAGGAAGTGCCGGGGAGCGTGGCGGTGGTTTTCATGGAGAAGAAGGGGCGGGCGGCAACATGA